A single region of the Catharus ustulatus isolate bCatUst1 unplaced genomic scaffold, bCatUst1.pri.v2 scaffold_118_arrow_ctg1, whole genome shotgun sequence genome encodes:
- the PIH1D1 gene encoding PIH1 domain-containing protein 1, protein MADPSLLSAELEADEEEEAALRRLLLQVTPDREDAPRPGPARAVTPQPGLCVKTRAGEDKVFVNVCHSPEVPPPPPVSPPGLQRLLREPPGPDGGFRIPMSFGEPHAELDRAGRGCTAYDVVVNSGFFRTLQADPLYLEFFLTVAMEGLSEKYGVELELTGWRVLRNRKFLGSISAQNIRARPRPHIQELPGPPEPPQFVVVAEPSAQDPQVLQARVHLPQVDGAGSLWLGLSEERLLLSRPPPGGAAAERGPGPPARQGALLELGLPFPADPARCRARFHRRSKVLTVTMPLRA, encoded by the exons ATGGCGGACCCGTCGCTGCTCTCGGCCGAGCTGGAGGcggacgaggaggaggaggcggcgctGCGgcggctgctcctgcag GTGACCCCGGACCGAGAGGACgccccgcggcccggccccgcccgcgccGTCACCCCGCAGCCGG ggctgtgcGTGAAGACCCGCGCCGGGGAGGACAAAGTGTTCGTCAACGTTTGTCACTCGCCCGAGgtgccgccgcccccgcccgtGTCCCCCCCGGGGCTCCAGAGGCTCCTGCGGGAGCCCCCCGGCCCCGACGGCGGATTCCGGATCCCCATGAGCTTCGGGGAGCCCCACGCCGAGCTCGACCGAG CGGGCCGGGGCTGCACCGCGTACGACGTGGTGGTGAACTCGGGGTTCTTCAGGACGCTCCAG GCCGATCCTCTGTACCTCGAGTTCTTCCTGACCGTGGCCATGGAGGGGCTGTCGGAGAAGTACGGGGTGGAACTGGAGCTCACTG GCTGGCGGGTCCTGCGGAATCGGAAATTCCTGGGCTCCATCTCGGCACAAAACAtccgggcccggccccggccccacatccaggagctcccagg ccccccagaacccccccagtTCGTGGTGGTGGCTGAGCCCTCGGCCCAGGACCCGCAGGTGCTGCAGGCCCGCGTGCACCTGCCCCAGGTG GACGGGGCGGGGTCTCTGTGGCTCGGCCTGAGCGAGGAGCGGCTGCTGCTgtcccgcccgccgccggggGGCGCTGCCGCGGAGCGCGGGCCGGGTCCTCCCgcccgccagggggcgctgctggagctggggctgccctttCCCGCCGACCCCGCGCGGTGCCGCGCGCGCTTCCACCGCCGCTCCAAG GTTCTCACCGTGACGATGCCGCTGCGGGCCTGA